One region of Priestia megaterium genomic DNA includes:
- the csrA gene encoding carbon storage regulator CsrA: MLVLTRKLYETIKIGDEIEVTVLAVNGDQVKLGIQAPKSVDIHRQEIYEEIRNENKSASQITLHAIDMLKQLPKKK, encoded by the coding sequence ATGCTTGTTTTAACACGAAAGTTATATGAAACAATCAAAATAGGTGATGAAATTGAAGTGACCGTCCTTGCAGTTAATGGTGATCAAGTAAAGTTAGGAATTCAAGCTCCAAAGTCTGTAGATATTCATAGACAAGAGATTTATGAAGAAATACGTAATGAAAATAAAAGTGCTTCTCAAATTACATTACATGCTATTGATATGCTGAAACAATTACCGAAAAAGAAATAA